The DNA region aaagaaagatcgaaacaagggcaagaaagcaatgaaagctacatgggatgatgattcaagtagctcagatagtgaagcaagtaatgaagaatcagcaaatctttgtcttatggctaaagatgacaatgaggtaacaaatcttgataatattgaaaatctttcatatgaagaattgcaaaatgttttagaagagatttatgaggaatttgaaaaattgggtatcaagtatactgctttgaaaaagaaaaattcttctttaacaaacgaaattgaaattttaagaaaagaaagtatcattttgaaagacgaaaatcttgaattgaataagaagaaaaccgatttagaaaatattgttgaaaactttacgaatggaaaaagaaattttgaaaaacttcttggtagtcaaagatgtgtttttgacaaggcaggtttgggatatatgccaaaacaaaaatacaaaccttataaaaatttctttgataatcattttacctcaaagactaatattcaaaattcttttcataaaaataattttgtcaaaaaaagatattattataatcattcaagtttttcatatatgtcacatgctatttgtaatttttgtaatagaaatggtcataattatcatacttgtcctattagaagaaatcatacaatgactattagggccatatgggtacctaaaaatcttgtttattctaatactaataaataaaggacccaaagaacttgggtaccaagaaaaatcattttaattgtttttataggtatgcatgaagtcatccacaagcaaaaataagtggtttttagatagtggatgttcaagacacatgacgggagacaagactaagttctttgatcttagatctaaagaaaaaggacacgtgacatttggagataactcgaaagggaagatcgtgggaataggtaaaattggtaatgaatcttctctcataattgaagatgttctacttgttgaaggtttaaaacataatcttttgagcataagtcaattatgtgataaaagatttacagttacttttaaaatggataaatgcattattttgaatgatcatgattgtaatatttgttttattgattttagaaacaataatgtttatacaattaattttgaagaaattacctcacaagatgctatttgcctatcagctcaaaatgaaactagttggttatggcatagaagattaggtcatgccaacatagaacttatttccaaactttcaaaaaatgatcttgtgagaggtttaccaaaaacatattttcttaaagacaaaatttgtgatgcatgtcaatttggtaaacaaacaaaaacttcttttaaaactaagaaacatatttccactactagaccattgcaactgatacacatggatctttttggaccaaatagagttgcaagtctaggaggaaaatattatgcatttgttattgttgatgatttctctagatatacttgggtcatctttcttactcataaagatgaggcacataatgcctttaccaaattatgcaagagaattcaaaatgaaaagggctatactatttcaagtatccgaagtgataggggaaaagagtttgttaataaaaatattgaaacattttgtgatgaaaacggttttgtacataatttttctgctcctcgagctcctcaacaaaatggggtagtagagaggaaaaatagatctcttcaagaaatggcaagaacaatgctcaatgagaataacttgcctagttatttttgggccgaagcggtaagtactgcatgttatgttataaatagagttatgttaaggtctaagttagataaaaccccctatgagctttggaatgagaaaaaacccaacattggttacttttatgtatttggatgcaaatgttttattttgaatgacagagataatttaagCAAGTttaatgcaaaatctgatgaaggtatctttcttgggtattctactaatagtaaaacttatagagtattcaacaaaaagactttgactgtacaagaatctatgcatgtagtatttgatgaatctaattctccactctccaagaaatctattgatgaagaaacagaaggtataaataacacagaaagtctcaatctcaacaaagagaaagcaatagaggaagttcaacatggagccatcaggaaagatcatcaaaatttaatacaagatgcaaccaaacagtgaaaatttgtgaaagatcatccagtggaacaaattttgggagaaccttcacaaggtgtaagtactcgatcatctcttagaaatatttgtaatcatactgcttttctatctcaaattgaacccaaaaatattgatgacgcacttcttgatgaatcttggattctagctatgcaagaagagttgaatcaatttgaaagaaatgatgtttggacacttgttcctagacccaaaaatcatactattattggaacaaaatgggtttttagaaacaagaaagatgagtctggagtcattactggaaataagactcgacttgtagcccaaggttttaatcaagaagaatgaatcgattatgatgagacatatacacctgtcgcaagattagaacctattcgaatgctacttgcatatgcttgttataaagatttcaaactttttcaaatggatgttaaaagtgctttcttaaatggttttataaatgaagaggtatatgttgagcaatctccaggttttgaaaatcatatttccccaaatcatgttttcaaactcacaaaagcactatatggacttaaacaagctcctagagcttggtacgagagactcagtggtttcttgattgaaaaaggtttttcaagaggaaaaatcgacacaactcttttcattaaatatgaaaatgatgatattcttttgattcagatttatgttgatgatataatattcggtgctactaatgaaaatatgtgtcaagtttttgctaagactatgcaagagaatttgagatgagcatgatgggtgaacttacattctttctcggattgcaaattaagcaagcaaaaagtgggacattcatcaatcaatcaaaatatattaaggaattactaaagaagtttgggatggaaaatgctaaggaaattggaacaccaatgagcccatcaactaaacttgataaagatgaatccggtaagccagttgactcgaagatatatcgaggtatgtttggtagcttattatatttaacagccagtagaccagatattatgtttagtgtgtgcttatgtgcacgttttcaatcatctccaaaagaatcacatttaattgcagttaagcgcattcttagatatcttagtggtacaattaacctagggttatggtaccctaagcacacatctttcgatctaatcagctacacagatgcagattatgctggctgtaaaatagatcgaaaaagcactaatggagcatgtcatttcttaggtcatgcattactttcctggtttagtaaaaaacaaaattctgttgcactatctactgctgaggtagaatatgttgctgcgggtagttgttgtgctcaagttctctacatgaagcaacaacttgaagattttaaactcaagtataatcacattccaatcaaatgtgataatacaagtgctataaatctttcaaagaacccaatacaacattctagaactaagcatattgaaataaggtatcattttcttcgagatcatgtgcaaaaaggcgatataatattagagttcacaaacacacatgatcagttagcagatattttcacaaaacctttaccagaagatagattatgtatgatcagaagagaaataggtatgatgcatgttatgaatatctcttaaaagatagaccagagtcaataaaaatagagatagattttttaaatacttttacataaacttgagattcttagcctcatgtttgagacgctcattctcttcatacaatatcatgtcattcttattcatgggaaccggcaaacggaatgaagaatctaataaagattttaactatttattcttctgccgaatgattccttcccttgtatgagactcttgaacaattcgttgaagaacaacaatttgttctttgagcctttcaatttcatgatttttggcttgtagccgctgagaaaaagcaacaatagaggaagagtagcgagtcccaagactcaccaagtcataaatagcatcagaatctgacttattaatcagattattattttcttgctgcaacatgacaccaatggcagctgcagaaaggacaggaggttgagatgcaaaatgcctcttggatggatctagagaaatgttagaagaatgagccattgagaaaaaaaatagaaggcttaaaacgagaatgctgaaggaatgcagatgagttatagagatgagatgaaaacttgatgcggattagatgaacttcaggactgattttatagagatagcataaagaataagacaaactattttctcttcaaatcttatttagtcaaaagaaatacaagatatgctggacacacattgtcaaaagttttcttactaacccagcgagattaacagtagattgtccctatttttctagtaaacggtgaacctctgctgttatctgccgatgttgaccttgtatctgaaccctttctcgttccagctcctctattcgtggttgcagatcatgagcataccaatctgtaaattttttcaactcttggttttcttgctttagccttttattctcactatccttattagcaagcttctgtcgtaactcagatatttgcatgttaagatgatcaatctcactcaccctcgccattaaccttcgagacaagatcgtaacagaggcagcatattgactactgagcattcttgattctgcaataatctcagaatcagccttactagaaaaacggttcactgctcctatcatggtattgacggcctcaggagggAAGATTGAtaattgatgcgtcaagggttcctgattcaagtctagaacattagtggaagagaattactcagtcattctatcgttgtggaaaaacagaactcaggtcaagaagcgattatttttttggcatccgatagatgaaaatgatcatttttttatagaaactcggagccttcaatcccgtttgtcaacaacatcaggcgattgtttaaatcttcagccgtattaaattcatagagttaggcctcgaggctttgcagcacttgtcgggtcacggacggctccatttttcaactatctacagtgactattaaacgcatcgttttctttagtccatttatttgctgccgatcctttttaatgatgccaaaaaggGAAGAAGTTttagattagaacattaacattgtttaaattgctaaacttgttatatatgcttggaattatatttatacttttgcttgaaaaattaacgcatattttcagggggagcttaagtattaatacaggtttcaagttctatcaaatatttgtcatcatcaaaaagtgggagattgttgaactcaaggtttcaagtttcatgtgattataaatctacacatggattttgatgataacaaatgaattcaaagaataaagaagtctcaagctcaagttgtctacacaatggagtcaagcacatcaaggaaacaagcatgagcaagaagggaataagttcacattaaaattatagagtaatgttgtaaatctcttcaaaattcgaaattaggattaatgctcaaaattaatattttatcataaagcattaaaatacattttccacatgtgcatgaatatttttgaaaattaaatttgaaaattttgaaagatgattgattgtcatattttgcatgtgcatgccttgattaaagggttgaactttgaaaatattaaagatgattgattgtcatttttcacatgtgcatgttttatttgaatattttcaaaagtgattgatacttttttagacttatacaaaaagtaaaatattaggtttgaattttttgaaaatgaaagtgtgctcattttgtcatatgccaaaagtaaaagattaggtttgatttttttgaaaaagtgaatgatgttgtctttgacaattgaaaaagaagaaccttttatttgaattctttgaaaaagtgaatgatgttgtttttgacaattgaaaaagaagaaccttttatttgaattttttgaaaaagtgaatgatgttgtctttgacatgtgaatctttttaaatttgaatatgaagtctcatatgcctataaatagatcaattgagagcttcacattcacaacaccaagagcatacaacattcattcaaagctttcattctctcttctctaagcattgagccttaatctttgttcattttgagagatatagtttgcgctgtattgttcttatttcactcattgaggagtgttttctgataacctacccactatcagctcttgtatcagaaaaagggtgtgtataacccttgtgtgtgtagaaagtattctacacggggaatagttgaatcaccacgtgtaaggtgattgcaagtgtagagggtgttctacacggatcatttgtagcggtattgttcaaaggtgtaataggtttctatctccacctgaaggaggttgaatagtgaatttgggaatcctcaaggggtagcttgaggcgaggatgtaggcagtggggccgaacctcgttaacatactgagtttgcttctctcttacccttactatttatatttattgttattttatattttgtttatattttatattatatatttgatttataattgttattttttttatacaactcaattcaccccccctcttgtgttagtcatctgggcaatacttaaaatttaaattaacactgttatcaataaaatctactttttaaccaatcacatcacatcggtgtacagattagtacataattgtgcttgcaattatacttttcctaaatatttttcagagaagtgaatagtaaaatttttaaaattgttttaaaggtaattttttaaaggaagtataacaataattgtttttttttttaaatgttgggAAACCTCTTTTAAAGCAGGGTTCTTCAGATTTATCCTTGCAGAGTAAATTTCGGTTCCGTACATAGCACCTTTGAAATTTTTCCTATACAAATTTGGTTAAATCGAGAGTGTGattcatctattttttattttaaaaagttaagttttatttattttattagttacaTTTctattcacacacacacatatatatatatatatattacagctTATAATTGAATCACCtgtttttcataatattaatattgatggaagaaaaattatgggaagattctatttttaaataattcataTAAGAGGATAAATCCTAAAgagtgagtttttattttttattttttttgcattatGTAAACTCTGTACATAATTGGATCCTTGGAGGTGAAATGAGATAAACGTTTCGTACGTCACATTTTTCCACTGAAATCAagcttcttcctttttttcacttctcatctcatttgttcACTTCAAGTTCAGGTTTTTAGGGTTCAACTCCAAAAACCTCTCTGGACCTCAAGCCTTCGCCACCACTTCTTCTCCGCTTCATGCCGTTGCCCACGTAGGTccgccactctctctctctctctctctctctctctgtgccgTCGCAGAACCTCCGCACTGCCAGTCCGCCATTTCAGTTTCTTTCATATCTCGGTTTTCTTCCCATTCGAACAGATCTCTAGATTCGCAGGTATGATTTATGTTTTCCTGTCTCGGTTTCCAGTGACTTGATGATTTCTGttggtttattattttttatttggtttagaGAATTCTTTGTTGGCCACTACTAAAAAAGGGGAGAATTCATTGTTGGTCTCTGTATTTTGGTTTGTGAGATATGTTGGTTATATTCTGGTTGATCTGGTTTATGAGTTATTTTTCATATGAACGGACGAATTGTGCTTCTCACCCGCCACAATGTAGGGTCGATGTAGCAAATTACAGTCAGGGCGGGGGCAGGGCAAAATTCCTATTTCAAGAATATTTTACCAGATTACATACATACGTATTTTTGTGTGTGGGGTAGATTACATACATACGTATTGTTGTGTGTGGGGTGTGTGTGATAGCTATCCATTTCTACTATCATtttctagtttttattttttattttttttaatttattagtttgAGTTTTCGTATTCAGTCTATTATGAATCTGGAGTTTTTAACAAGGGTGATTTAtacttttgtaaaaatatcatgCCATTTACCAACATACGAgcaaaaggaaaatactttGTTGTATCTGTTTCGTGCATTTTTTCATAGTAATTAAAAGATGgatacatataatagacaaaAAGATATGTATGTCACGCCTACTTTGTTTCACTTGTTGCTGCTGAAGATCGTGGCATATGTCATTTATTTGAAAACCTGTAATGCAGGAAAGCAAGTGAGAATTAACTGCTTAGATGTTATCAAAAGGAAGGAAAGTTTCCAGCAGGGGAGAAGCAGTAACAGCAAACTATGCTTTTGGCCCGCATGACGAGGACATAATTATAAAACACAGGCTTCTAACCCGCACCACAACCACAAGGGGTGAACCTCCGTTGAAGAAACTTCAGAAGAAGTTCACCTCTTTTGTCCTTGAGATTGAGAAGGATGCAGATAATAATGGAGACTGTGAGAAACTTGCCAAAGCTTTCTTACAGGAGCTTTCAACATTTGAAATTCCACTCCTCAAGAGCAAAGCGGTTGTTGATGCGAACATAAGAGAGAAGGAGAACTTCAACGAGTTGAAAGATGAGATAAACAGGCAGATTGTCCAAGCACAGGCTGACATTGAAGATCTTAAGAAGCAGCTTGAAGAGAGTAAGATTGAGAGGCAGCACAAAGAGGAGTGTGAGGCAATCAGGAAACTGATTGCCACGCAGCCACCTAGATCAGAGACACAGAAGATTATATCACAACTAGAGAAAGAAATTGCAGCTTTGGATGCCGAGAACACAGCTGGTTCAAGGTTGCTGGAGCTTCGCAAGAAACAGTTTGCTCTTTTATTGCACGTGGTATGTGACAGTGTGCATATAGTTTTCATGCTTTTGTTCCATTTCcgttttgttattttctttttgattggTAAGTTTCATTGATGGCACCTGGTGGCAGCAGTAA from Carya illinoinensis cultivar Pawnee chromosome 6, C.illinoinensisPawnee_v1, whole genome shotgun sequence includes:
- the LOC122314202 gene encoding THO complex subunit 7A-like, whose amino-acid sequence is MLSKGRKVSSRGEAVTANYAFGPHDEDIIIKHRLLTRTTTTRGEPPLKKLQKKFTSFVLEIEKDADNNGDCEKLAKAFLQELSTFEIPLLKSKAVVDANIREKENFNELKDEINRQIVQAQADIEDLKKQLEESKIERQHKEECEAIRKLIATQPPRSETQKIISQLEKEIAALDAENTAGSRLLELRKKQFALLLHVVDELQNTIEEEQKSLVEEMRIATEEQKNGIEDASGGSDAMAVD